The stretch of DNA TATCTTGGATGGTTTTGATACAGAACGTTTTGATTAAGAAGTAGAGTGACCAATTAGACTCAAAGAAATGGAAAGAAGATCTTTCTAGACGTACTATTGCATCCAAACGAAGTGTTACGACATTCGCTAAATATTAGTATCCTGTGATTTCATGGCTGGAAGTAGAAGCAGAAAATTTACCGTTTATTGCGGAATGAAAAATGTAAATCTAGAATTCTACATAAACAATCGGAAGCATTTCTTAAAAAGGAGAAGTGCTCTTTTTGTTGAATTTAATATATAGATGTTTAATTTTGGAAGGGATTCTCAATGAAGAAACATATACCTTGGTTATTTGGATAGGAGCGTAAGAAAGTGTGTGTACTACATATGGCTAAAAAGATGAGGGATGAAGTCGTTATGGTTTCATCTTTTTATTATGAAATTCTATAAAAACAAAAGTATGAAAAAATGTAATTATTTTCTTTTTTCTTTTTGTGATTAGAAGTATAATAGGTTTCCTCATTAACTGAATTATGGCTAAATGCAAATAGGATTGGAGTGATTTTCATGATTATTAATCAACGAGATTTCAATGTTAAAGGATTAAACTACGTGATTAGATCTGCTGGGGAAAGTGACGCAAGAGATTTGTCAGAGTTAAGATTAGAGATTGATGGAGAAACCGAAAATATGGACAGAGAAAAGGGAGAGGCGTTCATAGACCAGGCCGGTTTTGAAAAGATTATTGAGACGGATGCTAACCATCCTAGACGCTTATTTTTAGTTGCAGAAGTGGACGGGCGAATTGTAGGTTATTCAAGATGTGAAGGTCATGATTTAAAAAGGTTCTTACATAAAGTGGAGTTTGGGTTAGGTGTATTAAAAGATTTCTGGGGATATGGAATTGGAAAGAATCTCATGAAAGAAACTATTTCTTGGGCTGACGCCAACGGCATTAAAAAAATAGTGTTAGCTGGTGTTGTGGAAACAAATGAAAAAGCGATTGAGCTGTATAAAAGACTCGGTTTTGAAATCGAAGGCCTAATGAAAAACGATCGAATCCTTTCTGATGGAAAATATTATAACACTTATATGCTGGGAAGATTTAAGGAATAACTCATTGTTTTGGGGACTGTCCCCATTTTGTGAAACTAGGTGAACTGGCTAACTTATTGA from Bacillus sp. SLBN-46 encodes:
- a CDS encoding GNAT family N-acetyltransferase, whose translation is MIINQRDFNVKGLNYVIRSAGESDARDLSELRLEIDGETENMDREKGEAFIDQAGFEKIIETDANHPRRLFLVAEVDGRIVGYSRCEGHDLKRFLHKVEFGLGVLKDFWGYGIGKNLMKETISWADANGIKKIVLAGVVETNEKAIELYKRLGFEIEGLMKNDRILSDGKYYNTYMLGRFKE